ATGCCAGGCAGACTTGGCAATGGGGGCAGTCACAATTCCCTGAAACTGACCGACCAAAGTGGCAGCCAAGGCCATTTTCAGATAACCAAAACTAGCGGCACCGCTGGCAGCTGTCCCCTGGCCCCCAGGCAAGGTCTCTAAGGGTAGGTCCTCCGACCAGATGTCCAGGGTGGCAGGATCGGCCATCTTAGCGGCCGGGGCCAGCTGGTCATAGGTTCGCTGCAGCAGGAGCCGGCTGCCGACTACCGTGATTCGAGCCGCTTGGGTGAGGCGGTCATCAGCCAAGGCCTTGAGCACCACCTCAGGGCCAATACCAGCGGGATCCCCCATGGGAATGACCAACCGCACCGGGGCAGGGCTTGCTGCAGAGAGGGAAGAAGGCATCGGGTCAGGGCCTAAACTGGTCTAAAATGAGGGCTGCATATCAACTTATCCTAAGTCCAACTCAGGATCAGTCGCTTTCCCCAGTGACGTCTTCAGTCTGGGCTGAGACGAGGCCCATCTGGCCTACTCAGGGTCAAGACTAAGCGCCTACCCAGGCATGTCTGAGACATGCAACCGTGTCCAAGCCCAGACCAAAAGGCTTATTCAAGCGGACGACGCCCGATCTCGAGCTGGATTTGGTGTATCCCGAGCAATCACCGAGAGGAGAATCATTACGACTATGGGCAGCGAAATTACCAACACCGCACTGTTAAGTTTTGTATTGGTGCTGATTGGCATGGCCGTAGGGTTTGCCATGCTGCGGATTCAAGGGGATGAAGAGTAGGCCTAGGGTATCAGCCCGCCCTCCAGAAAGGAGACGATATCTGATAGCCTTAGAGAAAGTTAAATTTTTGTTTCAATTCCCTCATGAAAATATTGGTTGTCGGTGCTACTGGCACCCTAGGTAGACAAATCGTTCGCCACGCCCTGGACGAGGGATACGAGGTGCGGTGTCTAGTCCGCAGTGCTCAGCGGGCAGCTTTTCTGAGGGAATGGTCCGTTGAGCTGGTGCGGGGCAATCTCTGTCGGCCAGAGACACTCCCTGCCGCTTTAGACGGGGTTGATGCCGTCATTGATGCCGCCACGGCTCGCCCGACAGACCGGGTAGAGCAGGTGGATTGGCACGGAAAGGTGAACCTGATCCAGGCCACCCACGCCGCTGGGATCAAGCGTTTCATCTTTTTCTCGATTCTGAACGCTGAAAAATATCCCCATGTGCCGTTGATGCAGGTGAAGCAGTGTACCGAGGCATTCCTGGCTGAATCGGGGCTAGATTACACGGTGTTTAAGCCCTGCGGTTTCCTACAAGGGCTGATTGGTCAATATGCCATTCCCATCCTGGAGAAACAGCCCATCTGGGTCATGGGTCAGGCGGCCCCCATTGCCTACATGAATACTCAAGACATCGCCCGCTTTGCCATCAAGGCCTTGACCCTGCCTGAAACGGTGAATCGAGCCTTTCCCCTAGCCGGGACCCGGGCCTGGGGAGCCTACGAGATTATCCGGTTGTGTGAACGACTCACCGGCCAAGATGCCAAGATATCTCGCATATCTCTGGGGTTACTCCGTGGGGTCCGCCGCCTGGCCAGTTTCTTTCAATGGGGCTGGAACCTGGCTGACCGTCTGGCCTTCGTAGAGGTGGTGGCGGGCAGCCAAGCCCTAGATGCGCCCATGGATGACGTCTATGCCACCTTCGGCATTGATAAGCAGGAGATTACCACCCTGGAAGAATACCTGCAGGAGTACTTCAACCGGATCATGAAGAAGTTGAAGGAGCTCAATTACGACCGCGATAAGGCCAAGAAGAAAAAAGTTCCGTTCTAGGCCCTACCATGCACAGGCTGCTAACCGGTCCTCTGACGTTAGAGCGGGTTACCATCCCCATCGTGGGTCTCTCTCCTGATCATCAGGGCTTGCGGTTAGTACAGCTCTCTGACTTTCACTGGGATGGGCTACGTCTGTCTCCTTGGCTGCTGCGGCGTGCCATCGCCCAGAGCAATGCCATGACGCCTGACTTGGTGATGCTGACGGGGGATTTTGTGACTAAGGAGCCAACCCCTATCCATGAATTGGCGCGTCATCTGGCAACTCTGGAGAGCCGCTATGGGGTCTATGCCGTCCTAGGCAACCACGATAACTTCAGTCTCAAGGAGCGTCTCACTATCATTGAGGGGCTGCAGCAGGCGGGCATTCAGGTGTTGTGGAACCAGATTGCCTATCCCCTGGGGCCAGGGCTAGCGGTGGTGGGATTGGCAGACCTGTGGTCCCGGGAGTTTGCCCCGGCCCTCGCTATTCGAGTCCTTGGCCCCCCAATGCCCGCGTCTGGTGCTGTGTCATAACCCTGACGGAGCAGCTCAGTTGCAGGCCTGGCGGGTCGATCTGCAATTGTCGGGCCATACCCATGGCGGCCAAATTAGGGTGCCGGGGATGGGGCCGTTGCCTCAGGTGCTGGGACAGGTGCGGGCTCGCCTCCCTAGGGCAATTTATCGTCGTTTGCCTTATCTCGCGGCGCTGGTGATCAGGTGGTCCACCAATGGAACTGGGCGGCAGGATTCTACCGCCTGGGCCAGAACCAACTCTACGTCAATCGCGCTGGGACTTACCTGCCGGGACGATTACGTGTCCCCCGAAGTCACCCAGATTACCCTGATTAGCAGGGCAGCGGACTCACCCTGGCCCGATG
This portion of the Halomicronema hongdechloris C2206 genome encodes:
- the petM gene encoding cytochrome b6-f complex subunit PetM gives rise to the protein MGSEITNTALLSFVLVLIGMAVGFAMLRIQGDEE
- a CDS encoding SDR family oxidoreductase → MKILVVGATGTLGRQIVRHALDEGYEVRCLVRSAQRAAFLREWSVELVRGNLCRPETLPAALDGVDAVIDAATARPTDRVEQVDWHGKVNLIQATHAAGIKRFIFFSILNAEKYPHVPLMQVKQCTEAFLAESGLDYTVFKPCGFLQGLIGQYAIPILEKQPIWVMGQAAPIAYMNTQDIARFAIKALTLPETVNRAFPLAGTRAWGAYEIIRLCERLTGQDAKISRISLGLLRGVRRLASFFQWGWNLADRLAFVEVVAGSQALDAPMDDVYATFGIDKQEITTLEEYLQEYFNRIMKKLKELNYDRDKAKKKKVPF